Genomic segment of Arachnia propionica:
CCCCGTGATGATTTGCCTGGTTTTCATGTTCTCGCCTCGTTCCGGTTCTCGGGTCGATGGGAGATGTTCCGGTGGTCCCGGTCCGCTGGGTCGTGTGCAGCGGGACGCCGTGTTCTCGACGCTAAGCGCCGATGAGGACGAAGTCAAGGAACTCCGGGGCGGGTCTGCAAGGGGCCGGGAGGACTTGGTTCGTGAATGCCACGAACGCCCGCGCGGGGGTTCTATGGTGTCGGCATGGACATTTCCCGGCTGCGTGACCGGCTGATCGAGATCGACTACACCACCGACTCCGTGCTGGAACGCATCGGGGACGCAGGGCAGGCCGGGTTGCACCGCAACTGCACCCTGCCCGCCGACGTCACCCTGGCCGGGGCGGGCGACCCCCTCGCGACGCTGATCCGGATGTTCCTGCTGAGGCAGCAGATGCCCTCCGGGGTCGCGGAACGCGCCTTCGGCGGGTGTTTCTTGGACGTGGTGGCTCAAGGGATCATTGCCGTGGATGGAGGATCCGCGCGGGCCGTGGTCGAGCTGCGGCCCTACGCCTCACCCGACGACGGCGCCTCCGGGTGGCTGGTCAGCGACCTCACCCCCGGGCTCGACGGGATCGTGGAACCGACCCGGCCCGACTACGTGCTGGGGGCCTCACCCGCATCCCTGACCCTCGCGGAGATCACCATGCGAGGCCACGTCGGGCGGGCCCTCGACCTTGGCACGGGATGCGGGGTGCAGAGCTACCACCTGTCCCGCCACGCCGACCGGGTGGTCGCCACCGACCTCAACCCGCGCGCCCTGCGGCTCGCACGCCTCGGGGCGGCGCTGAGCGGCATGGATGTCGACTTCCGGGAGGGGTCGCTGTACGAACCGGTGGCGGGGGAGCGGTTCGACCTGATCGTCTCCAACCCGCCCTACGTGATGAGCCCACCCGGTGGTCAACGCCTCACCTACCGCGAATCCACCTTCACCGCCGACGGCCTGGTGGAGGCCGTCGTCCGTGACGCCCCCGCCCACCTGACGCCGGGAGGCAGCCTCCAGCTGCTGACGAACTGGGCCGTCACCCAGGAGCCGTGGGAGGAGCGGCTCGCCTCGTGGGTGGACGGTTCCGGCTGCGACCTGTTCGCCATCGAACGCGAACGCCTCGAC
This window contains:
- a CDS encoding DUF7059 domain-containing protein — encoded protein: MDISRLRDRLIEIDYTTDSVLERIGDAGQAGLHRNCTLPADVTLAGAGDPLATLIRMFLLRQQMPSGVAERAFGGCFLDVVAQGIIAVDGGSARAVVELRPYASPDDGASGWLVSDLTPGLDGIVEPTRPDYVLGASPASLTLAEITMRGHVGRALDLGTGCGVQSYHLSRHADRVVATDLNPRALRLARLGAALSGMDVDFREGSLYEPVAGERFDLIVSNPPYVMSPPGGQRLTYRESTFTADGLVEAVVRDAPAHLTPGGSLQLLTNWAVTQEPWEERLASWVDGSGCDLFAIERERLDRFAYIEMWLTDAGLTGRPEWEPTYRGWLAYFDRLGIDEVGMGWILLTNSGRETPEIRCESWPHAVAQPVGDVFAAHARAVDAARLDTADLLVLAPRLTGVVAETTGQPGAADPEHLVLRQRTGLLRGMRLSTVTGAVLGALDGDLTVGQTMAAVAQLLEVPAEEVAAEAIPAVRRALAEQYLIAR